A region from the Fusarium graminearum PH-1 chromosome 4, whole genome shotgun sequence genome encodes:
- a CDS encoding glycylpeptide N-tetradecanoyltransferase, which produces MSEESKPVEPVVDETNAELKGKAIAQADPEADEHAESASEEEHEEEHAAEGSSDKKKKKKKKSKRSKVKEALTGSKSAPTDADFHKALDGLTPKEVKEFLALNPALAQEVSKASNSDNPSADQASDMLKKMSLQDIMTGLAAGGKNAKDMGSYKFWQTQPVPKFGEDNNLQEGPLRIQKVEEVDKEPSALIPGFEWVTMDLTKEEEIKEVYELLNKHYVEDDEAMFRFNYSPTILRWAMMPPGWKKEYHVGVRASQSGLLCAFISAIPVHLRVRDNVVTCSEVNFLAIHKKLRGKRLTPVLIKEITRRSNLDGIWQGLYTAGVVLPKPVSTCRYFHRAINWQKLYECGFSPLPANSKPQYQIRKYALPDDTAIKGLRPLQEKDIEAVMDLYHRYNKRFDMTPKMSREEALHWFLPKTGPGEQQAVWTYVVEDENNKITDFFSFFCIESTAIGNSKHNVIKVAYMFYYGTEVGLQDKFDKAALKKRLNDLVHDALIISKRYKFDVFNALTLMDNALFLEQQKFGAGDGQLHYYLFNYRVNPIAGGVDRKNQLDEENLSGIGLVMP; this is translated from the exons ATGTCCGAGGAGTCCAAGCCAGTTGAGCCCGTCGTCGACGAGACGAACGCCGagctcaagggcaaggcaaTCGCACAAGCTGACCCCGAAGCCGACGAACACGCCGAGTCCGCATCCGAGGAAGAGCACGAGGAGGAGCACGCCGCCGAAGGATcaagcgacaagaagaagaaaaagaagaagaagtcgaagcgatcaaaggtcaaggaggcTTTGACAGGCTCCAAGTCCGCCCCGACCGATGCCGACTTCCACAAGGCCCTCGATGGCCTCACCCCtaaagaggtcaaggagtTCCTTGCTCTCAACCCGGCCTTAGCCCAAGAGGTCTCCAAGGCCTCCAATAGCGACAACCCCTCCGCCGACCAAGCTTCCGACATGCTTAAGAAGATGTCCCTCCAGGATATCATGACTGGTCTTGCCGCAGGTGGAAAGAACGCCAAGGATATGGGATCATACAAGTTCTGGCAGACGCAGCCTGTGCCCAAGTTCGGAGAGGACAACAACTTGCAAGAAGGTCCTCTGCGAATCcaaaaggttgaggaggttgacaaggagcCTTCAGCTTTGATCCCTGGCTTCGAATGGGTTACCATGGACttgaccaaggaagaggagatcaaggaggtTTATGAGCTTCTAAACAAGCACTACgttgaggatgacgaggctATGTTCCGTTTCAACTACTCGCCAACTATCCTTCGCTG GGCCATGATGCCTCCtggctggaagaaggagTACCACGTTGGTGTGCGCGCCTCTCAATCTGGCCTGCTCTGCGCTTTCATTTCCGCCATCCCCGTTCACCTGCGTGTTCGCGATAACGTGGTCACTTGTTCCGAGGTCAACTTCCTGGCCATCCACAAGAAGCTTCGAGGCAAGCGTCTCACACCAGTGCTTATCAAGGAAATTACCCGACGCAGCAACCTCGACGGTATCTGGCAAGGTCTTTACACTGCTGGTGTCGTCCTTCCCAAGCCCGTCAGCACCTGTAGATACTTCCACCGTGCCATCAACTGGCAGAAGCTCTACGAGTGTGGTTTCAGCCCTCTTCCCGCTAACAGCAAGCCTCAATACCAGATCCGCAAGTATGCGCTGCCAGACGACACCGCCATCAAGGGTCTGCGTCCGCTACAAGAAAAGGATATCGAGGCCGTTATGGACCTGTATCACCGTTACAACAAGCGCTTTGATATGACACCAAAGATGTCGCGTGAGGAAGCTCTACACTGGTTCTTGCCTAAGACTGGCCCCGGTGAGCAGCAGGCTGTATGGACCTACGTTGTTGAA gatgagaacaacaagattaccgacttcttctctttcttctgcatAGAGTCCACTGCGATTGGCAACTCTAAGCACAACGTTATCAAGGTTGCTTACATGTTCTACTATGGTACAGAGGTCGGTCTGCAGGACAAGTTCGACAAggctgctctcaagaagcGTCTCAACGATCTGGTGCACGATGCCCTTATCATCTCCAAACGCTacaagtttgatgttttCAACGCTCTGACGCTGATGGACAATGCGCTCTTCCTGGAGCAGCAAAAGTTTGGCGCTGGCGACGGTCAGCTTCACTACTACCTGTTCAACTACCGTGTTAACCccattgctggtggtgtCGATCGCAAGAACCAACTCGACGAGGAGAACCTGAGCGGTATCGGACTGGTAATGCCTTGA
- a CDS encoding GPI mannosyltransferase 1 has protein sequence MPSIAPFLRTTPLFTISLLLRLGLLFYGIYQDAHSALKYTDIDYLVFTDASRFVADGQSPYARDTYRYTPLLAWILLPTVRFPAFGKLVFAAADLLAGWLILRVLRRRGMDEATAGGFSALWLWNPMVATISTRGSSEGLLGVLTMGLLWAVDRRKFSLAAIILGLSVHFKIYPFIYAPAIVWWMDDARLGKETKAAPQSSSIKDAVANFFTPDRLKFGLLSLITFMILNLVMFAIYETPFLVHTYFHHVTRIDHRHNFSPYNVLLYLTSATPAHAAPAFRIESFAFLPQLLLSCVLIPLALAKRDLATSMMAQTFAFVTFNKVCTSQYFLWYMIFLPLYLPNSSFLRNGKLGIFALLLWIVSQAAWLQQGYELEFLGISTFYPGLWLASIAFFLVNCWILGVIISDGARQSTRSTVKFHVE, from the exons ATGCCCTCAATAGCCCCCTTCCTGCGCACAACGCCTCTCTTCACCATATCGCTCCTCCTACGACTAGGTCTTCTCTTCTACGGTATCTACCAAGATGCTCACTCAGCTCTAAAATACACAGACATTGACTATCTCGTCTTCACCGATGCTTCGCGCTTTGTTGCAGACGGTCAATCGCCGTACGCCCGCGACACATACCGTTACACGCCTCTCCTAGCCTGGATTCTACTACCGACTGTCCGATTTCCCGCCTTTGGAAAGCTCGTCTTTGCTGCGGCAGATCTTCTCGCAGGATGGCTTATTCTGCGCgtgctgagaagaaggggCATGGATGAGGCCACCGCTGGAGGATTTTCTGCTTTGTGGTTATGGAACCCAATGGTTGCGACTATCAGCACTCGCGGAAGCTCGGAGGGTCTGTTGGGAGTTTTGACTATGGGTTTGCTGTGGGCTGTTGATAGGCGAAAATTCAGCCTTGCGGCTATCATTCTGGGACTGTCGGTTCACTTCAAGATCTATCCCTTCATCTACGCACCGGCGATTGTctggtggatggatgatgcgCGCTTGGGAAAGGAGACAAAGGCTGCTCCTCAGTCTTCATCGATAAAAGATGCAGTCGCAAACTTCTTCACACCAGATCGTCTCAAGTTTggtcttctcagcctcataACCTTCATGATTCTTAATCTCGTCATGTTTGCTAT TTATGAGACGCCATTCCTTGTTCATACCTACTTTCATCACGTTACAAGGATTGATCATCGCCACAACTTCTCGCCCTACAACGTCTTGCTGTATCTCACATCCGCAACTCCCGCTCATGCAGCACCTGCATTCCGTATCGAGTCATTTGCTTTTCTACCTCAGCTCCTCCTATCATGCGTCCTTATCCCTCTGGCTCTCGCCAAGCGCGATCTTGCGACATCCATGATGGCTCAGACCTTTGCTTTTGTTACATTCAACAAGGTTTGCACTTCTCAG TACTTCCTTTGGTACATGATCTTCTTACCCCTCTATCTCCCCAACTCATCCTTCCTACGCAATGGCAAGCTCGGCATCTTTGCACTGTTGCTCTGGATTGTCTCTCAGGCTGCTTGGTTGCAACAAGGATACGAGCTCGAGTTCCTCGGCATCAGTACATTTTACCCAGGTCTTTGGCTTGCCTCGATCGCGTTTTTCCTGGTCAACTGTTGGATCTTGGGTGTCATCATCAGCGATGGTGCTCGTCAGTCAACTAGATCAACTGTCAAGTTCCATGTTGAGTAG